A region of the Oncorhynchus clarkii lewisi isolate Uvic-CL-2024 chromosome 4, UVic_Ocla_1.0, whole genome shotgun sequence genome:
tccgcggagtggactccaacctaagcgtgacagaggagtttttggctttacgtcctatgcatggcacaactacggggcatgatttgtatgaagaggtgtcaagatgtgtaaatgagatggagctgccttgggaaaaactcgtgggtttgacaaccgacggagcacctgcgatgtgtggacacaggagcggactggtggcgaagatacgggaaaagatgcaagaggaaaacgcgacaggtgagctgacagcttatcattgtatcatacaccaggaagcgttgtgcggtaaagccttgaaaatggagcatgtaatgagcatcatcacgcgcacagttaactttatcagagccaaaggtttgaatcaccgccagttcaaggcatttctgacggagttagaaacggagcatggtgatttgccttatcacacagaggtgcgatggctaagccagggaaaggtgcttcaaagatgtttcgagcttcgtgaggagatttgtctgttcttggacagcaaagggaaagacacaacacaactccgagacgaaatgtttctgtgtgaaatggcttttctgtgtgacattacgagtcatctgaatgcaataaacttgcagctgcagggtcgggatcgtgtcatctctgatatgtacagtacagtgaaggcatttaaaaccaaactgactctgtgggagacgcagatgcggaaagaaaatttgagccactttcccagctgccagaccatgaaagagaagctctctaccagtgcgttcccgagcacacagttggctgataaaataggtatgcttgccgctgactttcgacgccgatttgctgactttgaagcacaaaaaagcaggttggaactgctcggtaacccatttgctgttgacgtggaaagctcaccaccaaacctccaaatggagttgattgacctccaatgcaatgatgcactgagggcaaaatatgcggcagtgggtgctgcggagttcgcccgtttcctccccggcacaatgccccagctgcgcatccaggctgctcaaacgttgtctatgtttggcagcacatacctgtgtgaacaactgttttctttgatgaacctgaacaaaacatcacacagaagtcgacttactgctgaacacctccactcaattctgaggatttcttcagctcagagccttaccccgaacattgatgaacttgtggaaaagatgggacaccaccaagtatcaccctcaacctcaaacaagtgaacattactgtgcaatcacatatttagagtttttactcagttcaagtttaaaagttaaaatttaatatttgttttcactgcatgttacttctccttaaacaaagtgttgtttttgattaatagatttttgcactttatttttttgtatttcaatccaattatattttaaaaatatttcagttgagtggatgatagaaaattgctattattgttttttctttgaagtaaatttagcccacttttgctaaaatagaaaatatagtctactgatggtgccttgaataccggtttctttcatttaatgttcatgttatggggatatttatataaaggaaatttgtcttttgtgtctgttgaaaattaaagattactgacagagccataagaaaatattgctttatttatctgatcatattgtaatatatttgttaggttttcagtaggttcaattaggttcactagactatatgcgtcatttaaaaatttttcaatgaacattcgaacagtccggccctcgtcttgtagctgatttttttatttggccctccgtccatttgactttgacacccctgctgtaaaacaacacattacactgcacctatcatactactatggctgaccctgtaaaacaacacattacactgcacccatcatactactatgactgaccctgtaaaacaacacattacactgcacctatcatactactatgactgaccctgtactgcaacacattacactgcacttatcatactactatgactgaccctgtaaaacaaacctatcatactactatggttgaccctgtaaaacaacacatttcactccacctatcatactactatggctgaccctgtaaaacaacacattacactgcacctatcatactactatggctgaccctgtaaaacaacacattacactgcacctatcatactactatggctgaccctgtaaaacaacacctatcatactactatgactgaccctgtaaaacaacacatttcactgcacctttcatactactatgactgaccctgtaaaacaacacattacactgcacctatcataccactatgactgaccctgtaaaacaacacatttcactgcacctatcatactactatgactgaccttgtaaaacaacacattacactgcacccatcatactactatgactgaccctgtaaaacaacacatttcactgcacctatcatactactatggctgaccctgtaaaacaacacctatcatattattatggctgaccctgtaaaacaacacctatcatattattatggctgaccctgtaaaacaacacattacactgcacctatcatactactatggctgaccctgtaaaacaacacctatcatattattatggctgaccctgtaaaacaacacattacactgcacctatcataccactatggctgaccctgtaaaacaacacatttcactgcacctatcatactactgtgactgaccctgtaaaacaacacattacactgcacctatcatactactatgactgaccctgtactgcaacacattacactgcacttatcatactactatgactgaccctgtaaaacaaacctatcatactactatggttgaccctgtaaaacaacacatttcactccacctatcatactactatggctgaccctgtaaaacaacacattacactgcacctatcatactactatggctgaccctgtaaaacaacacattacactgcacctatcatactactatggctgaccctgtaaaacaacacatttcactgcacctttcatactactatgactgaccctgtaaaacaacacatttcactgcacctatcatactactatggctgaccctgtaaaacaacacctatcatattattatggctgaccctgtaaaacaacacctatcatattatTATGGCTGACCTTGTAAAATAACATATTACACTGCAcccatcatactactatgactgaccctgtaaaacaacacattacactgcacctatcatactactatgactgaccctgtactgcaacacattacactgcacttatcatactactatgactgaccctgtaaaacaacacctgtcatactactatgactgaccctgtaaaacaacacctatcatattattatggctgaccctgtaaaacaacacattacactgcacctatcatactactatgactgaccctgtactgcaacacattacactgcacttatcatactactatgactgaccctgtaaaacaacacctgtcatactactatggctgaccctgtaaaacaacacctatcatactaatATGGCTGACCctctaaaacaacacatttcactgcacctatcatactactatgactgaccctgtacctcaacacattacactgcaccctatcatactactctgactgaccctgtactaCAACAGATTttactgcacctatcatactaccatgactgaccctgtaaaacaacacctatcatactactatggctgaccctgtaaaacaacacctatcatactactatgtctgaccctgtaaaacaacacatttcactgcacctatcatactactatgactgaccctgtaaaacaacacatttcactgcccCTATCATagtactatggctgaccctgtaaaacaacacattgcactgcacctatcatactactatgactgaccctgtaaaacaacacctatcatactactatgactgaccctgtaaaacaacacctatcatacttcTATGGcttaccctgtaaaacaacacctatcaaattactatgactgaccctgtaaaacaacacctatcatactactatgagtgaccctgtaaaacaacacctatcatactactatggctgaccccgttaaaacaacacattacactgcacccaTTATACTACTGGGACTGactctgtaaaacaacacattacactgcacctatcatactactatgactgaccctgtaaaacaacacctatcatactactatggctgaccctgtaaaacaacgcattacactgcacctatcatactactatggctgaccctgtaaaacaacacctatcattttactatgactgaccctgtacaacaacacctatcatactactatggctgaccctgtacaacaacacattacactgcacctatcatactactatggctgacccagtaaaacaacacctatcataatactatgactgaccctgtaaaacaacacattacactgcacctatcatactactatggctgaccctgtaaaacagcacatttcactgcacctttccCTTTTAATGTGACCTTAATATGGCCGACTGGTGGATTTTTtgcctctcattggccaatatatagcatcagcaatccatgGTATATATACATCATTATTGTCAATGTCCTGTTTACTATCCCCCCCAGGAAAGAAGTATCTGATCATAATAGTCTGCCTGACCCCAATGTCAATGTCCTGTTTACTATCCCCCCAGGTAAGAAGAAGTATCTGATCATAATAGTCTGCCTGACCCCAATGTCAATGTCCTGTTTACTATCCCCCCCAGGAAAGAAGAAGCGAGGCAGGGAGTTTGGTTCCTACTCTGGGGAGGTGAAGACAAatgagggaggagtggaggacaaAGCCCCCCGGCCGCCGGACATGAACCCTGTGATCAATGCTACAACTGTCAGCACCAACATGTCCCTTATCAGTAGCTCACTGGCAGCCTTCAACTATATAGCAGGTACAGCAAAGTTCACAATGTTACGGCAACATCGCAAGCACAGCGTTCACGCAACTTATACCTTCATAGCATGTTCAACGTTCAAACAACGTTACAGCAACATAGCTTAGTACAATGCTCACACAACCTACAACAATAAAGCAGGTACAAAAACATTCACACAACATTACACCAACTTAGCAAGTGCAGCAACGTTCACACAACGTTACACCAACAAAGCAAGATCAACGTTCACACAACGTACACCTTTATAGTAGGTTAAACATTCACGCATCCTATAGCGTCAGAGCAGGTACAGGTTCGCACAACATTACAGCAACTTTGCATGCCAAGCTAAGTTTACACTACATTACAGCAACTTTGCATGTAAAGCTAAGTTTACACTACATTACAGCAACTTTGCATGTAAAGCTAAGTTTACACTACATTACAGCAACTTTGCATGTAAAGCTAAGTTTACACTACATTACAGCAACTTTGCATGTAAAGCTAAGTTTACACTACATTACAGCAACTTTGCATGCCAAGCTAAGTTTACACTACATTACAGCAACTTTGCATGTAAAGCTAAGTTTACACTACATTACAGCAACTTTGCATGTAAAGCTAAGTTTACACTACATTACAGAAACTTTGCATGCCAAGCTAAGTTTACACTACATTACAGCAACTTTGCATGTACTGTACAGCGACATTCACACATTATAACAACTTTGCATGTACAGAAACATTCACACAATCTCTTAGTTGACAGTGAGGTAGAGAAGGGGTTAAGGTTGGGCTCTGaggaaccttttactgcagtgggctaaatcaggtcaCACAAAGTGGTTATTGGTAGTCTTAAGCAAATTGACTTTGAAACCAAAgcatacacctcacacacatggttattaAAAGAAGACACCGGTAGCaggtcagatatagagttgaaaagtattccattttgagtttgcattccaatgttacactttatatacatcacagaggACTGAAACATatcaaaaccgtttgacatagaaatacCAGATTTTCAGCATGTATTTTGAAATAATGTTTATTAAAAGTATGAATAACATTCTACCCATGAGGGCACTAGTCATTTGACTACAGGAAAGGGCTACAATCAACAATTGTTGACGCTAGGGCCCTGTAGTGGGTTTACATTGACATTTCAGTGTATCGTTTCTGTTAGGTTGTATGTGGGTGGTACAGACACTAATCTCCattgaggttccctctccactgtgactgagaggAGCCACTAAATATGGACTTGAGGAATGCAGATGTAGAGATAGCTTCCCCTGTAAAATCCCCCtcatactcactcacacacacacatgaacactgtcacacacacatacggtatatgcacgcaggcacacacacattctcgCTCTCACACGCTCACGCacgtgcccacacacacacacatattacgcCTGTTCCCGTAAGTCACCTGCTCCAGCCACCTGCtaaaacagagagaacacagtatTTCCTGTTCCTTTACCTCCCACTCGTATGGACAAAGATTTAATCGCTATTTTTTGTCCCAATCTCTGTGGTCATGGGAGCAGAGGTACAGATTCTTTCATTTCAAACGGTGCCTCTCTGTGTTCAAAATGATTTACTGAGCAGTTGTGTAAGGCCAGAATGAGTAAATCCAGCAGAGCAGGCAGAGCAAGTCGGAGTTAAATTAGTTTTTGCTTTCAAAGGCAAGATGTTGAAATGTATGAACTACATTTGGTTCTACATATGACAgtatttgactctctctctctctacagaccaCCCAGAGCGCGCGGCACTCTACTTTGTGTGCGGCGTGTGCCTCGGCCTTCTCCTCACCCTGTTTGCTCTGGTGGTCCAGATCTCGTGCCGCACCGACTGCCAGCCTCGCCGCCGCCGCCCCGGCACCACCACCAAGAACCGCCTGCGGCCCACCGACTCCTCATCGGACTCCAGCGACTCAGACTCGGACTGGGAAACCACGTCGGATCTATCCGCGCGCCGCCACCGCCGCTTCGAGCGCACGCTCAACATGAACGTGTTCACGTCTGCGGAGGAGCTGGAACGGGCACAGcggctggaggagagggagaggatcaTACGAGAGATCTGGATGAACGGTCAACCCGACATACCCGGGACGCGTAGCCTCAACCGCTATTATTGAGGCAAGAACGTAAATGAACCACTACTAGATCTAGATGAACGCGGGACACGTAGCCTCAACCGCTATTATTGAGGACCGTAAATGAACCACTACTAGATCTAGAAAGGGGGCTGTGAAGGTTGGAGTGCAGTACTTGAGATGGGATGTGTAGGACCACAAAAACACACTAGGGTTTGGGGATGGGGGGGGGAAGGGACCCCACCACCGGACCTGGTTTTCGGAGGTGTGCATGATAACAGGACCACTTTGGACTGCGGGGGTTTGGAACCGCACGATGGAACACAGTGACGCTTGCAGACCAGGAAGGATAAAtatccccctctgtctgtcagtcagtctgtgtcCGTGTGGGCACtgtaaagcaacaaaaaaaactctGTTAATGCAGTGAGAATAAGCTCCTACTTCTCAGCATGGTAAGCTTGACCCGGAGCCTGCCTCTCATTGGTGGAGGATGAAGGTGAAAGGTCAGCTAACTGCACTGCCTCGCATTTTACCTCATCGCACCCTCCTGAAGTGGAGGATCTTGAGATACTGAGACTATGAAGCCTGAAAGGTCAAAGGTGACTTAAGGACAGTTGCCAATGTTACTCCAGTGTTGCCTAGTGGATATTGAGAATTGGGCAAATCTGAAAGCGTGCAGCTTGCTTTATGCTCACTCACCCTCCAGTATTCAAATGGTCGAATGGCTTTAGGAGAGGCGTAACACTTACAGTTGAAAGGACATTGTGACACTCAAAGTGAAACTTACAGCGTAACACTTACAGTAAAATTGGACAGTGGGACAGTGGACCAATAACGTCACAATCTTTAAGAGGAAAATGACCATGGTCAACCAACACTGTCTTTTGAACTTTGAacccaaaatgtgttttttttttattcttctcAAACATTTTATGAAATCTATTTTATATAATATTTAATagttgtattgttgtgtatttttGTCTTTACGGTTATTATTATGAGATATTTTTATACTGCGGTTATCAAAACTTGTCTGGCACCTCAGGGATGCAATCCTAGGGGAGtcaaaaatggcaccctatttcctttatagtgctctacttttggcTAGAACCTTTTAAGGGTCTGGCAAATCACTGGCTAAAAttagtgcacaacatagggaatagggtggagtTTTGGATGTAGCCCCTAGCGTTTCTGTGTATGGTAGTTTCTATTTGCTTCTTAAGAAGAGGATTGGGGCCCGAATTCATTAAGCTTCTCAttgtagtgctgatctaggatcaggtcccccatgtccatgtaatctgattcattatgatataaaaggctaaactgatcctagatcagcactcttactcttGAGTCACTTCATGAATACAGTCAATACTATACAATACTTCAGATGTGTCAGCAtttgagcattgggccagtaaccgaaaggttgctgtataggatccccgagctgacaaggtaaaaatctgtcgttcttcccctgagcaaggaagttaacccactgttccccgggcgccgaagacgtggatgttgattatggcagccccccccccacacctctctgattcagaggggttgggttaaatgcggaagacatttcagttgaatgcattcagttgtacaactgactaggtatccccctttcccatttataaaataaaaaaacaccatGTAAAACGTGATTTAATAAGCTTATTTTTTATATGTTTTAATATGCACAGTGCAATGGCCTACCTGGCAACAAGGATGTCTATTGGTGGAGAAGGTAACCCAGTCAAGCTGTTATATTAGAATCCATCAATGAATTGCAATAATCTTTTTCTCACTTTGTCAAaaagccttgtgtgtgtgttgtccacaTGAAATTGGCGAGGCTGGCCCTAGATCAGTTTTGTCATGCCAGTGGCCATAGTACTTGTCAAGACAGCACAAAAAGATCTAGGACCACAGGCAAGGAAATGGCTACAGAACAAAATCCTGTTAATTTGCCTACCAGTGAAAGAGCTTCCTAAATATTACTGTGGTCATCACTACTAGGGTTAACCCTCACGTGACACTGTTGGGCTATCTGTCAGGTATTattgtaatgatcatgttgttaaTAATATAAGCTATTATCAATACAGTTCAGTTGCACTGGGTGAACCGTAGGAATCAGAAGAAGTTTGGGATTTTCTTGCATGAGAGGTGAAATGAGAAGGCAGTGAAGAATCTTCACTCCAACTGCAATCCatgatgttttttttattgaaaaaGCTTGTGTTTCAGTTTGAATGGGACAGAAAATATGCCAATACAATAGCTGGTAAGTGAGACCAAAATATGACTCCTGTGCTTGGAATAAACTGTGTTGAAAATAAGGTCTTGACTCATCTTGTTTTATTTTTACCTAGTTATGTGAATTCACACAAATATTTGATCCACATCACCGCTGTTCAGTGTATCATGAAGATTGTGCGCCATCTGGTGGCGAAACATGCGACTTTCACGCATTTTATTTTGGTGATGTTAGTTTTGTTTATATTTCCCATTGCAACTGAAACTATTCCTGTTTTCTTAGTCACATCACCATATTTAAACCAGATTTCCATGGGAGTTtgattaaataaaaggtgaataTCCTGCTGGCCAATGCTTATGCTTTCTGTTCAGTAACTGTCCATTATTTCCAATGGACAATAAACACTATTACAATATTACAAGCAATGTCGGTACACACTGGACATTGCCACTGGTGGCTTGCCATTTTTGCCAGGAAACACCTTTCGGGATGTTACGGGCCAAGTAGTTGAGCCGATCATGGAAAATAAACCTGCAATATAAATGTAACGTGTCGATATCTATCACGCTGTGGCCTACACTTGTTCGATTGCAACAAAAAGACTACATCGAGCTCTGATGCCCTTGGAATGTGGATTGTGCAGTGGCATTCTTTGTATTGCAAATTAAACCCCGTGTGAAATGACAAATAGATAGATAGCATAATAAGCTATTTTCTCGTTTTGTTACATATGATTGAAATTTTGTAGAAGCCTGTTTGAATGATTAACATGACTTACTGCAACTTGATACACTAGAAAATGTCTACAAGTGACAGTGTAAAACCATTAAGCTGTATACATCTGCTGTTAAGTTCAACATGCCAAGCATATTGGACTCCTCCAAGTCACCTCATAAACTAGCCATTCCATTGAGGTCAAAGTCAAAAACATTAACTTTAAACTACAACAGGGATTTGATTTTCCTGTGAATTCCTGCTTCTCCTCAATTCATAGAAACcgactagctctggtccagggcatgTGGCGCATTCCTCCACTGTTAGAGGAGGAATGTGCACTATTCCTTGGACCAGAGCTAAGAAATGGAACCTTGCAAGTGCTGGTTCATTTTTATTTGATATATTTTTGGGGTGGGgtcgaggtgaggaggaggattatttaagagactgtttgaagaggtagggtttcagataaTTTTGGAAGATTTCCTAGCTTCAGGAAGAAGCTGGTTCAACCAGGATAGAGAAGTGCTTGGACCGGGGTGAGCGGGAGCCGCCGTTCCATAGGATGGGAGGGCCAGGAGACCTGAGGTGACATAACGGCATGCTCgggttggggtatagggtttGAGCCTAAAGGTAGTGAGGGGCAGTTCCTTTTGCTGTtccgtaggtaagcaccatggacTTGTAGTGAAtacgagcttcgactggaagccagtggagtgtcgGGTGACATCAGAGAACCTGGaaaggttgaaaaccaggcgggctgcagcgttctggataagttgcaagGGTTTGGTGGCACAAGTGGGGaacccagccaacagcgagttgcagtagtccaactactctacggatgttgtagagcatgaacctgcaggcgcgagtcactgctttgatgtttgcagagaacaatagggtgttgtccagggtcacatcAAGGTTCTTTGTACTCTGGGAAGGGGACACCGTGGAGTTGTCGACCGTAATGGGGAGGTCTTTGAGCGGGCAGGCCTTCACCGGAaggaagagcagctccgtcttgtcgaggttgagcttgaggtggtgggccgacatccaagttgAGATATCGGCCAGGCATGTAGAATTTGTgttgccacctgggtgtcagaagggggaaggagaaaagtagttgagtttcatccgcatagcagtgataGAAGAGACCATGTGAGGCTATGGtggagccgagtgacttggtgtatagagtgaagaggagagggcctagaaccgagccctgggggacaccagaaGTGATAATATGTGGTGCaacaacagatcctctccacgtcacctggtaggaatGGCCTGCCAGGCAGAATGCAATCCAAGAGAGTGCAgagtctgagacgcccagccctgagagggtggaaagcaagatctgatggttcacggtgtcgaaggcagtggatagatctaggacgatgtgaatagagagagagtcagctttggcagtgcggaGAGCCTCCGTGTCACAGAGAATGGCAGTCTGTTATACTGCATGAACACAGTCATTGCGCTGATAATTTGTAGACCCCACTATCTAtcgagagagttctcatctatattattcgtagcagtCTATTTacaaccacaaaccgatgctggcactaggaccgcactcaacgagctacggactacaaaggcaaacccagccgcaagctgcccagtgacacgagcctaccagacaagctaaatgcattttatgctcgctttgatgcaagcaacactgaagcatgcatgagagcaccagctgttcaggattgctgtgtgatcacactctctgtagccgatgtgcgCAAGAccgcggggccagacagattaccaggacgtgtactcagagcatgcgcagaccaactttcttcattgacattttcaacctctccctgaccgagtctgtaatacctacgtttcaagcagaccaccatagtccctctgACCAAGAAAGCGAATGTAACCTTCCTAAATGGCTACCGCgccatagcactcacgtcagtagccatgaagtgctctgaaaggcttgtcatggctcacatcaacaccataatctcggaaaccctagacccactccaatttgcataccaccccaaaagATCCACTAATGACGCAATCCACtaatgacgcaatctcaatcgcacccGACACTctacagtgtggtgccaggaataCAAActcttcctcaatgtgagcaagacaaaggaactgatcgtggacgacaggaaaaaaagggctgaacaggcccccattaacatcgatggggatgtcgtggagcgggtcaagagtttcaagttccttggtgtc
Encoded here:
- the LOC139407726 gene encoding protein eva-1 homolog A-like isoform X3 codes for the protein MNPVINATTVSTNMSLISSSLAAFNYIADHPERAALYFVCGVCLGLLLTLFALVVQISCRTDCQPRRRRPGTTTKNRLRPTDSSSDSSDSDSDWETTSDLSARRHRRFERTLNMNVFTSAEELERAQRLEERERIIREIWMNGQPDIPGTRSLNRYY